From the Pseudopipra pipra isolate bDixPip1 chromosome 22, bDixPip1.hap1, whole genome shotgun sequence genome, one window contains:
- the MFAP2 gene encoding microfibrillar-associated protein 2, producing the protein MRGTGLLVLCLPVLLVQGQYGRFEGITYPEPVQYSQYDQQAEIQDYYDYHDVTPRAPEEQFRYQSQQQSQQETVPAPTPAAAPETEPTEPGPLDCREEQYPCTRLYSVHKPCKQCLNEICFYSLRRVYVINKEICVRTVCAHEELLRADLCRDKFSKCGVMATSGLCAAVGASCARSCGGC; encoded by the exons ATGAGAGGGACGGGGCTCCTCGTGCTGTGCCTGCCAG TGCTGCTGGTGCAGGGCCAGTACGGCCGCTTTGAGGGCATCACCTACCCCGAGCCCGTCCAGTACTCCCAGTACGACCAGCAGGCAG AAATCCAGGATTACTACGACTACCACG atgTCACCCCCCGTGCCCCCGAGGAGCAGTTCCGGTACCAATCCCAGCAGCAATCCCAGCAGGAAACTGTGCCGGCCCCGACCCCAG CCGCCGCCCCCGAGACCGAGCCCACGGAGCCGGGACCGCTGG ACTGCCGGGAGGAGCAGTATCCCTGCACGCGGCTCTACTCGGTGCACAAGCCGTGCAAGCAGTGCCTGAACGAGATCTGCTTCTACAG CCTCCGCCGGGTTTACGTCATCAACAAGGAGATTTGTGTCCGCACCGTGTGCGCCCACGAGGAGCTGCTGCGAG CCGACCTGTGCCGGGACAAGTTCTCCAAGTGCGGGGTGATGGCCACGAGCGGGCTCTGCGCGGCCGTGGGCGCGTCCTGCGCCCGCAGCTGCGGGGGCTGCTGA